In Gossypium hirsutum isolate 1008001.06 chromosome A10, Gossypium_hirsutum_v2.1, whole genome shotgun sequence, the DNA window aagataatgcacTTTAGTATACTCAAATCCATGCCCTTCTACATTGATAACTGTTATAATAAACGTTGATAATGGTAGAGGAGGAAAAACCTTTTCGAGAAAAAAAtcatgggcagaggagaagaaattcactaatgttgaaaaacgaaTGATACAAAAAGAGTTTtaactacatctatttaagggttgacAAACCTGTTCTAATCAAAGTCATATAgaaagaagtatagttctatataGACGTAAATTGTGCGGCATGGTCCATACCGCAGGGGCCTACAAACTCCCGGTCATAGATCCTTTTATTTTGCCactgtatttatttcttcaataagTACCGAAATTCAAATCACACAATCGAATTAAGACTTAATCCGcgtttgaaaattaatttaaaaacccaaaacaaattACTTTCCAAATAAGTATTAAATGAacatatgaaattaaagttgaTTAAGAAAAGTTTACTAAAAATTATGGAGAAGTTTTCAAAGAcgtattagatttaaaaaattgattggtggtttatattttCCTCGTATGATGTGTACCGGTACTTTCAAAAGAAAATTCAAGAGAAATGGTTGCTTTTAGAATTAGATAATTGATACGAAATATCCACAAAAAGATAAGGATTTTTGGACTAATTAATACCTAGCATAATTATAtggagtttttaaaattattttggattttaatctTACGtgtaaattttgtttaattattttttaatttaagtttaaatatatttcatttttttaaattcttttgtaTTTTGTGTTAAGCTTattaatttctattttctttataatttattttaattttaattgttaaatatatattactattgtatttatatttttaattatattattgagtataatattaaaagaaaattatgagTATAACATTGGATGATTATCTCGTCGTGGTCAGAGTTTCTTTCTTTAACGCGAAAGAaatgtaaagaaagaaaaagaaaatcaaaatctaaGTATTGACCCCAATTTtcaatcaaatattttttaattcagaTTTTGATAGAATTTTATTGGTTGAAAATAATAAttggtaattaaattaattgatttaataaatagatttattaattaaatcttaatttgaTTGGCATCGGTATTGTTGCAAATGCaggaggtcttgggttcaagtgtgctgaagcgcattatcctcctattaattaaaatttaatgtacaAAATTACACAAAATAAAGTTCATATGTATACAATAGCGCATTAAActaaagttcatgtatagttttgaaatttatactttttatttatGGTTGAAAAGTTTTCGGATCACAACGATAAGAACATTGGACTCAAGAGTAGGATGCAAGGGAGTCAATACTGCATCAATAAACGTACCGGTACTAGCATGTTTTGATATAACTGTTTCAAATTTATggctatttttaaaaatattgatatatatatatatgtaaatatttataaatatcaaataataaaattaaataaatatcaaatataatatacTCATCAATAAGCTTCATAATACAATCTATCATtaaataaactcaaaataaacaagtaaaaaaatattccataaattaaacaataaaatcatctcatatgATGTATATAACAATCCATCATTTAACatatccaaaataaataataataataaatcaagacTTGTTCGGAGCAATGGTTAAAActtctttttagaatttagatgGCAGGAGTTCAAACTGTATCATCCATTCTCCTCcctaatattataataataaaaaaataaaaataaatttatttagatGGCTgttcaattcattttttttacctACCAATACCGGAAAAATCAATCAATATGTATCAATATAACTGATGACAACTGAAAAAGAACTTGAAACTTTTTGTTTCGATCTATTACAAAAACGAAACGTTCTGGCTCATATGGGCAATATCTATATAAAATTGACTACCTTAATAAACTGCGAGAATAGGTGATGGAGGCGACAACCAACTTCGTATCGTGGGAGTGTGGGACAATGGTGTTACCCTTTTACATTTCTCCTCAACTCATTTAAGCGTTACAAATCATaccatttaaaaagaaaaaaggataaatcttaaattatatataaactttagtttaatgtataattgtataatgatttttgattttgtatattttatacataaaatttttattcgattaaattcgataacaaattattaacacaattattaatatatatatatttgaactacaattaaaatttcatatacataattgcataaaattaaaatttatatatatcaaattgtATTAGAAGtggtaatttatatatatgaaagtCCACAAATTCCCAACACGTTTGACATAAATTTGAGTTATACAATAcgttaatttattctttattatataaaaaaggtCAAATTGAATTACACAAATAAAATCacacaaatatattattatttattatttattgtctATAGATGGTTGCAGAAGGCAACGATTTCAATGAGATGGCAACGGCGGTATGCTTTGCTCGTTCTTGAAGAAATTCTCGGGATCTATCTTGGCTTTCACACCCGCTAGTCTTATGAAATTGTTACGAAAATATTTTGCCCCGTATTCTTTCGCATCCTCGAAGTCTGTCTTTTCGCTTTCATTGCTGCCGATGTCGAGGTCTCGGTAGTTGATAAACGCTTCCCTCGGGTTGCTTGACGCGTACGGAGCCATTGCGTTGTACAACCTCCTCGATAGCTCGACGTAACGCGCTGTGGCATTGACCCCTCCTTCGGACTCGGACCATTGGATTCCGTATAGCACCTTGAAGAGGTTCCCGGCTCGGTGCGCGAACGCGGTCTCTGAGTCCGAAATCTCTTCCATTCTTCCACCGTAAGGGTTCATCTGGACGAAGATGTTTTCAATGTCCATCAACACTTGCCATAAGGTTTCCAACCCTTGTTTAGGGATCACTGCTTTGTAGTAATCGGACTTGTCCTTGGCGAACACTTTGTTTACTGCTACTCTATTAAGCAACACATCAATGGAGGTTCCATTGGAGAAACCAGCCCAGTATAAGGTCGATTCCACCCAACTCATCTCTAAACAGTCATTTCGGGTCAATCCCAATTCGGGGAAGCTTACGTTCATTAATCGTAAAAGTCCATCAGCTTGTCCCAGAAAATGGCCGATGAATGAAACCCTAACGGTTTTATTATTTCCACCATTGTTGATAGGCTCAGGCTGGAGTCTAATGAAGAGATCTTTGGGTAGCTTAGGGGCAACTTGTTGCCAACGATAAGCCAGCTCCGTTGCGCCTTGTTCCAAGGTCCTTTGCACGGTGAAAACAGTGACCCTAGGTGGAACACGAACCAGCTTGATCCGCCATGAAAGGATGATACCAAAGCTGGTAGTTCCACCGCCTCTTATAGCCCAAAACACATCTTCCCCCATTGATTTACGGTTAAGGATTCGACCATTAGCGTCGATCAACTGTGCATCAATGACATTATCAATGGAAACCCCGTATTTTCTCATTAAAAATCCATACCCACCTCCACTGAAGTGTCCACCAATGCCTAGAGTGGTACAAACACCAGATGGGAACCCATGGACATTGCTCTTCTCGGCTATCCTATAATAAAGTTCGCCGGTAGTAGCTCCTGCTTGAACCCACGCTGTCTCAGTCGACATGTCGATATCTATAGAGTTTAGATTGAACATATCGAGGATAACAAACGGGACATCAGAAGTGTACGAAAGCCCCTCGAAATCATGACCACCACTTCGAATCCTTAGTTGAAAATCATGTCGCTTGGCGCAAATGACAGAGGCTTGTGCATGAGATGGATGTAGAGCAGTTATAATGGCAACCGGTCTCGAAGTGGCCGATAATAAGGGTCGAAGATTGCTAGCACGtacttgatatatatattgaaaagatGAACTGTTAGGAGTTAATATAGCATTGGCAATCGGAATGGAAGAGTCAGATTGTTTAGGTAAACATCGAAGAAAATCATCGAAATCATCTGAATCGGAAGGTGTTACAGATGAAATggataataaaatgaatattgaaaTAAAGGGAATGATGgagcttgaaattttcatttcttttctctttggaCTTTTAGATGGTATTGGTGTATTGTTATTATGATTTAATGGGGGGGCATGATTGTATATAGTGGGGAGGGACCTATTTGGATTAACTCAAAGCTAATCTCATATTGTT includes these proteins:
- the LOC107925100 gene encoding berberine bridge enzyme-like 7, with product MKISSSIIPFISIFILLSISSVTPSDSDDFDDFLRCLPKQSDSSIPIANAILTPNSSSFQYIYQVRASNLRPLLSATSRPVAIITALHPSHAQASVICAKRHDFQLRIRSGGHDFEGLSYTSDVPFVILDMFNLNSIDIDMSTETAWVQAGATTGELYYRIAEKSNVHGFPSGVCTTLGIGGHFSGGGYGFLMRKYGVSIDNVIDAQLIDANGRILNRKSMGEDVFWAIRGGGTTSFGIILSWRIKLVRVPPRVTVFTVQRTLEQGATELAYRWQQVAPKLPKDLFIRLQPEPINNGGNNKTVRVSFIGHFLGQADGLLRLMNVSFPELGLTRNDCLEMSWVESTLYWAGFSNGTSIDVLLNRVAVNKVFAKDKSDYYKAVIPKQGLETLWQVLMDIENIFVQMNPYGGRMEEISDSETAFAHRAGNLFKVLYGIQWSESEGGVNATARYVELSRRLYNAMAPYASSNPREAFINYRDLDIGSNESEKTDFEDAKEYGAKYFRNNFIRLAGVKAKIDPENFFKNEQSIPPLPSH